From the uncultured Trichococcus sp. genome, one window contains:
- a CDS encoding zinc-binding dehydrogenase has product MVKTLIHSGKVGLEGLKWEDRAEQPAGPSEIKIKVKAAGLNHRDLFALSQAHEKHPVVIGSDAAGVVVAVGAEVTRFKIGDEVMLYPGSGWRENSDTAPETFTILGSSEQGAMAEEIVVSEENVVKKPSHLSWEEAGVLSLSALTAYRALFTKGGVAEGMKVLIPGIGGGVATYLLQFAKAAGATVYVTSRSKEKLAKALQYGADQGLLHDEDWVEGIGGKVDVVIESVGAATFDKSLDAVRRGGTIVTFGSSTGDLVTFDLRKFFYGQYTLKGSTMGSFEEYEAMIRFVEEHDLHPVVDAVYPAEEFREAFQRLENAEQTGKIALQIG; this is encoded by the coding sequence ATGGTGAAAACATTGATTCACAGCGGAAAAGTCGGTTTGGAAGGTTTGAAATGGGAAGACCGTGCGGAACAACCGGCAGGACCTTCCGAGATAAAAATAAAGGTCAAGGCAGCCGGATTGAACCATCGCGACCTTTTTGCCCTGAGCCAAGCGCATGAGAAGCATCCGGTGGTCATCGGATCGGATGCTGCCGGTGTCGTTGTGGCTGTCGGAGCAGAGGTGACGCGTTTCAAAATCGGTGATGAAGTGATGCTTTATCCCGGCAGCGGTTGGCGCGAGAACAGCGACACAGCTCCGGAAACCTTCACGATCCTCGGTAGTTCGGAGCAGGGGGCCATGGCGGAAGAAATCGTTGTTTCCGAAGAGAATGTAGTGAAAAAGCCGTCTCACCTGTCCTGGGAAGAAGCAGGCGTCCTGTCCCTGTCCGCGTTGACGGCTTACCGCGCCCTATTCACAAAAGGTGGAGTGGCAGAAGGGATGAAAGTCCTGATACCAGGCATCGGCGGCGGAGTGGCCACCTACCTCCTGCAATTCGCCAAGGCCGCCGGTGCGACGGTATATGTCACATCGCGCTCGAAAGAAAAATTGGCGAAGGCGCTGCAGTATGGAGCCGACCAAGGCTTGCTGCACGATGAGGATTGGGTCGAAGGAATCGGCGGAAAAGTGGACGTGGTGATCGAGTCGGTCGGAGCGGCCACTTTCGACAAATCGCTGGATGCGGTCCGCAGGGGCGGCACCATCGTGACTTTCGGCTCATCGACGGGCGATCTGGTCACCTTCGATCTGCGGAAATTCTTTTATGGACAGTACACGCTGAAAGGTTCGACAATGGGCAGTTTTGAAGAGTATGAAGCGATGATCCGTTTTGTCGAGGAACATGATCTCCATCCGGTGGTGGACGCCGTTTATCCGGCAGAGGAGTTCAGGGAGGCTTTCCAGCGGCTGGAAAATGCCGAACAGACAGGGAAAATCGCTCTGCAGATCGGCTGA
- the purN gene encoding phosphoribosylglycinamide formyltransferase has product MRIAVFASGNGSNFQAIAEAIASGEVDATIAFLFCDKPKAYAIERAKQYNIPVISFTPKGFEDRVAYENEILKHLAEEKVDLVVLAGYMRIVGPTLLTAYADRIVNIHPSLLPAFPGRHGIQDAFEAGVPETGVTVHFVDEGVDTGPIIAQEKVAILPEDTLETLETRIHQVEHRIFPQVIQQLAQKNKG; this is encoded by the coding sequence ATGAGGATAGCTGTCTTTGCTTCAGGAAACGGCTCGAATTTCCAAGCCATCGCCGAAGCCATCGCGTCAGGCGAAGTGGATGCGACGATCGCTTTCCTGTTCTGCGACAAGCCGAAAGCTTATGCAATCGAGCGCGCCAAACAATACAATATCCCGGTGATCTCCTTTACGCCGAAAGGCTTCGAGGATCGGGTCGCTTACGAAAATGAAATTTTGAAGCATCTGGCTGAAGAAAAGGTCGACTTGGTGGTACTGGCCGGCTATATGCGGATCGTCGGACCGACTTTATTGACGGCCTATGCTGACCGCATCGTCAACATCCACCCGTCCTTGCTTCCGGCTTTCCCGGGTCGGCATGGCATCCAGGACGCCTTCGAAGCTGGCGTTCCGGAAACCGGCGTCACCGTCCATTTCGTCGATGAAGGGGTCGACACCGGGCCGATCATCGCGCAAGAAAAAGTGGCGATCCTTCCGGAGGATACGCTGGAGACTTTGGAGACCCGGATCCATCAAGTGGAGCACCGGATTTTCCCGCAAGTGATCCAGCAATTGGCTCAAAAGAATAAAGGCTAA
- the purM gene encoding phosphoribosylformylglycinamidine cyclo-ligase, producing MENAYAKAGVDVTAGYETVSRIKKHIDRTKRPGVFGEVGGFGGNFDLSELNYKKPVLVSGTDGVGTKLMLAIEAGKFDTIGIDCVAMCVNDVVAQGAEPLYFLDYVAVGKNRPEKLEQIVAGVAEGCVQAGAALIGGETAEMPDMYDPEDFDLAGFTVGIAEKDALLTPALIKEGDVLVGLPSSGIHSNGYSLVRKIFFKDNDYKLADKVEGIEDQELGDVLLTPTRIYVNALLPLIKKQLLHGVAHITGGGFVENVPRMLPENVQAEIQLGSWPVLPIFQVMEKIGNIPALEMYEIFNMGIGMVLAVAPENLTEVLGVLTENDEKAYVIGSVAAKTSEKEVILKEAQA from the coding sequence ATGGAAAACGCATATGCAAAAGCGGGTGTGGATGTCACAGCCGGTTATGAAACAGTAAGCCGCATCAAGAAACACATCGACCGCACGAAACGTCCAGGCGTTTTTGGAGAAGTTGGCGGATTCGGCGGAAACTTTGACCTTTCTGAATTGAACTACAAAAAACCTGTGCTTGTATCGGGTACGGACGGTGTCGGCACGAAGCTGATGCTGGCCATCGAAGCCGGAAAATTCGATACGATCGGAATCGATTGTGTCGCAATGTGCGTCAACGATGTCGTAGCGCAAGGCGCAGAACCTCTTTATTTCTTGGATTATGTAGCTGTCGGCAAAAACCGTCCGGAAAAACTGGAGCAGATCGTTGCTGGCGTAGCTGAAGGCTGCGTCCAAGCCGGTGCTGCCCTGATCGGCGGAGAAACAGCCGAAATGCCTGATATGTACGATCCGGAAGATTTCGATCTGGCTGGATTTACGGTAGGGATTGCGGAAAAAGATGCTTTGTTGACACCTGCTTTGATCAAAGAAGGGGATGTCTTGGTTGGATTGCCTTCATCAGGCATCCATTCGAACGGCTACTCCTTGGTGCGCAAAATCTTCTTCAAGGACAATGACTACAAATTGGCAGATAAAGTGGAAGGAATCGAAGACCAAGAATTGGGCGACGTTTTATTGACGCCTACAAGAATCTACGTGAATGCCTTATTGCCGTTGATCAAAAAACAGCTGTTGCATGGCGTTGCCCACATCACAGGCGGCGGCTTCGTCGAAAACGTGCCGCGCATGCTTCCTGAGAACGTCCAAGCGGAAATCCAGTTAGGCAGCTGGCCTGTTTTGCCGATCTTCCAAGTGATGGAAAAAATCGGCAACATTCCGGCTCTTGAAATGTACGAAATCTTCAACATGGGCATCGGCATGGTGTTGGCGGTCGCTCCCGAAAACTTGACGGAAGTGCTGGGCGTTCTGACTGAGAACGATGAAAAAGCCTATGTGATCGGATCCGTGGCTGCAAAAACATCAGAAAAAGAGGTTATCCTGAAAGAGGCTCAAGCATGA
- the purD gene encoding phosphoribosylamine--glycine ligase codes for MKLLVIGSGGREHAIAKKLTQSPLVETVYCAKGNPGMAQDGITLVDIAENDHQGLIQFVKDNGIAWTFVGPEIPLFEGVTDAFEAAGLKVFGPSKKAADLECSKQFAKDLMKKYGIPTAAYETFEDYEAAVAYVEANGVPIVIKADGLAAGKGVVVAMTMTEALDALNDMLLQGKYAAGKPKVVIEEYLEGEEFSLFALANGAKYYYSGVAQDHKRAYDGDKGPNTGGMGAYSPVPQVSEAMIQEVLDTVVKPTVEAMVAEGIPFKGVVYAGLMITAKGLRVIEFNARFGDPETQVIMNQMASDLAQVIDDILNGKDPVIEMYTDRYTLGVVVAAEGYPEAPMKDIPLPDLDTENADCIVYAAGVKAGEQGLLSNGGRILLVAGQGETLQAAQDKAYRYLNANPIAHTFYRSDIGAKAIRFTEK; via the coding sequence ATGAAACTTCTTGTAATCGGCAGTGGCGGACGCGAGCATGCCATCGCCAAAAAATTAACTCAAAGCCCATTGGTGGAGACTGTTTACTGCGCCAAAGGGAACCCAGGGATGGCCCAAGACGGCATCACGTTAGTCGACATTGCGGAAAACGACCACCAAGGATTGATCCAATTCGTCAAAGACAACGGCATTGCTTGGACTTTCGTCGGACCGGAAATCCCTTTGTTTGAAGGGGTTACGGATGCATTTGAAGCGGCTGGCCTGAAAGTATTCGGACCCAGCAAAAAAGCGGCCGACTTGGAATGCTCCAAGCAATTCGCAAAAGACCTGATGAAAAAATACGGCATCCCGACTGCAGCCTACGAGACATTCGAAGACTATGAAGCAGCGGTTGCTTATGTGGAAGCCAATGGTGTTCCGATCGTCATCAAGGCGGACGGTCTGGCAGCCGGAAAAGGCGTCGTTGTTGCGATGACGATGACTGAAGCTCTGGATGCACTGAACGACATGCTTCTGCAGGGTAAATATGCAGCCGGTAAGCCGAAAGTCGTCATCGAAGAGTACCTTGAAGGGGAAGAATTCTCGCTGTTTGCGCTGGCAAACGGTGCGAAGTACTACTATTCAGGCGTTGCACAAGACCACAAGCGGGCTTACGACGGCGACAAAGGCCCTAATACGGGCGGCATGGGCGCTTATTCGCCTGTACCGCAAGTATCCGAAGCTATGATTCAAGAAGTGCTGGATACGGTCGTAAAACCGACTGTAGAGGCGATGGTGGCTGAAGGCATCCCGTTCAAGGGAGTTGTCTATGCCGGCCTGATGATCACCGCCAAAGGGTTGCGCGTCATCGAATTCAATGCCCGTTTCGGAGATCCGGAAACACAGGTGATCATGAATCAGATGGCCTCCGATTTGGCGCAAGTCATCGATGACATCCTGAACGGAAAAGATCCGGTCATCGAAATGTACACCGATCGTTACACTTTGGGTGTCGTTGTTGCCGCTGAAGGCTATCCGGAAGCGCCGATGAAAGATATCCCGTTGCCTGATCTGGATACGGAAAATGCGGATTGCATCGTCTATGCCGCAGGCGTGAAGGCTGGCGAACAAGGACTATTATCAAACGGCGGACGCATCCTGTTGGTCGCTGGCCAAGGCGAAACGCTCCAAGCTGCGCAAGACAAAGCCTACCGTTACCTGAATGCAAATCCGATTGCGCACACGTTCTATCGTTCCGATATCGGAGCAAAAGCGATCCGTTTTACCGAAAAATAG
- the mnmG gene encoding tRNA uridine-5-carboxymethylaminomethyl(34) synthesis enzyme MnmG, whose product MNRFEAGSFDVIVVGAGHAGSEAALAAARMGCSTMLVTIDLNMVAFMPCNPSIGGPAKGVVVREIDALGGEMGRNIDKTYIQMRMLNTGKGPAVQALRAQADKDDYAHHMKHTIEKQENLLLKQAIVEELIVEDGEVKGVVTHTGAVYRAGAVVITAGTSSRGKIIIGDLVYSSGPNNSQPSIKLSENLLDLGFELARFKTGTPPRVMASTIDYSKTEEQPGDVEPNHFSFLSKDEDYLKDQLSCWLTYTSPESHEIIRDNLHRAPMFTGIVEGVGARYCPSIEDKIVRFDDKPRHQLFLEPEGRENEEVYVQGLSTSLPEDVQLDLIRSVPGMENAQMMRTGYAIEYDVVKPHQLRLSLETKLVKNLFTAGQTNGTSGYEEAAGQGIIAGINAALAVQGKEPFILKRSDGYIGVMIDDLVTKGTMEPYRLLTSRAEYRLLLRHDNADFRLTEMSREIGLVTEERYESFLEKKQAVEKEIARLEKTRLKPTDELQAFLAEQKSAPLKDGILFADLLKRPELKYEGLIAFAPFEVALPKEVIKQVAVQIKYAGYIKKAAEKVDKLKKMEEKRIPANIDYDAINGIANEAKQNLKKIQPETIAQASRISGVNPADISVLMVYVTQGKIAKIAE is encoded by the coding sequence ATGAACAGATTTGAAGCTGGAAGTTTTGATGTGATTGTTGTGGGAGCCGGACATGCCGGATCCGAAGCGGCGCTTGCCGCAGCGCGTATGGGATGCAGCACGATGCTGGTTACCATCGATTTGAACATGGTCGCCTTTATGCCCTGCAACCCATCCATCGGCGGGCCTGCGAAAGGTGTCGTCGTAAGGGAAATCGATGCATTGGGCGGCGAAATGGGACGCAATATCGACAAGACGTATATCCAAATGCGCATGCTGAACACAGGGAAAGGCCCTGCCGTCCAAGCGTTGCGCGCACAAGCGGATAAGGATGACTATGCCCATCATATGAAGCACACCATCGAAAAACAAGAGAACCTGCTGCTGAAGCAAGCCATTGTTGAGGAATTGATCGTGGAAGACGGTGAAGTCAAGGGCGTAGTGACGCATACAGGCGCCGTTTACCGCGCCGGGGCCGTCGTCATCACAGCCGGAACCTCTTCCCGAGGGAAAATCATCATCGGGGACTTGGTTTACTCTTCCGGACCGAACAACTCGCAGCCGTCCATCAAGTTATCCGAAAATCTGTTGGATCTGGGATTTGAATTGGCGCGCTTCAAGACCGGAACGCCGCCGCGGGTGATGGCTTCGACAATCGATTATTCCAAAACCGAGGAACAGCCCGGTGACGTCGAGCCGAACCATTTCAGCTTCCTTTCCAAAGATGAAGACTATCTGAAGGATCAATTATCCTGCTGGCTGACTTATACGAGTCCGGAAAGCCATGAGATCATCCGCGACAATCTCCACCGCGCGCCGATGTTCACCGGCATCGTCGAAGGGGTAGGTGCCCGCTATTGCCCATCGATCGAAGACAAAATCGTCCGTTTCGACGACAAGCCGCGCCACCAGCTCTTCCTGGAGCCGGAAGGCCGCGAAAACGAAGAAGTCTATGTGCAAGGGTTGTCCACCTCGTTGCCGGAGGATGTTCAGCTTGATCTGATCCGTTCCGTGCCGGGGATGGAAAATGCCCAAATGATGCGGACAGGCTATGCCATCGAATACGATGTCGTGAAACCGCACCAGCTGCGCCTTTCCTTGGAGACAAAACTGGTGAAGAATCTGTTCACTGCCGGTCAAACAAACGGCACATCCGGTTATGAAGAAGCTGCCGGACAAGGCATCATTGCCGGCATCAATGCGGCGTTGGCTGTGCAAGGAAAAGAACCTTTCATCCTGAAACGCAGTGATGGCTATATCGGTGTCATGATCGATGATCTGGTCACAAAAGGGACGATGGAGCCTTACCGCTTGCTGACTTCCCGCGCCGAGTACCGGCTGTTGCTTCGCCATGACAATGCTGACTTCCGCTTGACCGAAATGAGCCGCGAAATCGGTTTGGTGACGGAAGAACGCTATGAGTCGTTCCTGGAGAAAAAACAGGCTGTCGAAAAGGAAATCGCCCGCCTCGAAAAGACCCGTTTGAAACCGACTGATGAACTGCAGGCTTTCCTTGCGGAACAAAAATCTGCTCCGCTGAAGGACGGCATTTTGTTTGCGGACTTGCTGAAGCGTCCGGAATTGAAATATGAAGGTCTGATCGCTTTTGCGCCGTTTGAAGTAGCCTTGCCGAAAGAGGTCATCAAACAAGTGGCAGTGCAGATCAAATACGCTGGCTACATCAAAAAAGCTGCCGAAAAAGTGGATAAGCTGAAGAAGATGGAAGAAAAGCGCATCCCTGCGAACATCGATTACGATGCGATCAACGGAATAGCGAACGAAGCCAAACAGAACCTGAAGAAGATCCAACCGGAAACGATTGCCCAAGCAAGCCGGATCAGCGGCGTCAACCCCGCCGATATTTCCGTATTGATGGTCTACGTGACCCAAGGGAAAATCGCAAAAATAGCAGAATAG
- the mnmE gene encoding tRNA uridine-5-carboxymethylaminomethyl(34) synthesis GTPase MnmE, with product MITNEFDTIAAISTPPGEGAIGIVRLSGDQAIQIADTLYRAGTKHLADVATHTINYGHLYDPRTGDMIDEVMVSVMYGPKTFTREDVVEINCHGGVVSVNRILQTILQNGARMAEPGEFTKRAFLNGRIDLSQAEAVMDLIRAKTDRAMNVALHQLDGKLSGMIRDIRQIILNTLAEVEVNIDYPEYDDVEEVTTKLLKDRTIEVRGHIQHLLDTAKQGKILREGLQTAIIGRPNVGKSSLLNRLLREEKAIVTDIAGTTRDTIEEYVNVRGVPLKLIDTAGIRETEDVVEKIGVERSRKALAEADLILLLINQNEGLTEEDKQLLEDTKDMNRIILMNKMDLEAKMTTGELEPWSDPERIIETSMLSETGLDQLEKQITKMFFSGETGEKDATYVSNVRHIALLNDAMDSLDEVLSGIESGMPIDLVQIDFTRCWDLLGEITGDSVQDELLTQLFTQFCLGK from the coding sequence ATGATTACAAATGAATTTGATACTATCGCCGCCATTTCGACGCCGCCTGGAGAAGGGGCCATCGGAATCGTACGTTTGAGCGGAGATCAAGCAATCCAGATAGCCGATACATTATACCGAGCCGGGACGAAGCACTTGGCCGATGTCGCCACACACACCATCAATTACGGTCACCTTTATGATCCGCGCACAGGCGACATGATCGACGAAGTCATGGTGTCCGTCATGTATGGACCGAAGACGTTCACCCGCGAAGATGTCGTGGAAATCAACTGCCACGGCGGTGTCGTAAGCGTCAACCGGATTCTGCAGACGATTCTCCAGAACGGCGCCCGCATGGCGGAGCCCGGGGAATTCACAAAGCGTGCCTTCCTGAATGGCCGGATCGATTTGTCGCAGGCCGAAGCAGTCATGGACTTGATCCGTGCCAAAACCGATCGTGCGATGAACGTGGCCCTGCATCAGTTGGACGGCAAATTATCCGGCATGATCCGGGATATCCGTCAGATCATCCTGAACACATTGGCTGAAGTCGAAGTGAACATCGACTACCCGGAATACGATGACGTCGAGGAAGTGACGACGAAGCTCTTGAAGGACCGCACGATTGAAGTGCGCGGACACATCCAGCATCTGTTGGATACTGCCAAGCAAGGGAAGATACTGCGCGAAGGTCTTCAGACAGCCATCATCGGCCGCCCCAACGTAGGCAAATCCAGTCTGCTGAACCGCCTGTTGCGTGAAGAGAAAGCCATTGTGACGGACATCGCCGGCACAACCCGCGATACGATCGAGGAATACGTAAACGTCAGAGGCGTTCCATTGAAGCTGATCGACACTGCTGGCATCCGCGAAACGGAGGACGTCGTGGAAAAAATCGGAGTCGAGCGCAGCCGGAAAGCCTTGGCCGAAGCCGATCTGATCCTGCTGCTGATCAACCAGAACGAAGGGCTGACGGAAGAGGACAAACAGCTTCTGGAAGACACGAAGGACATGAACCGCATCATCCTTATGAACAAAATGGATCTGGAAGCCAAGATGACAACCGGTGAGCTGGAACCTTGGAGCGATCCTGAAAGAATCATCGAAACATCGATGCTGAGCGAAACCGGACTGGACCAATTGGAAAAACAGATCACGAAGATGTTCTTCTCAGGGGAAACCGGCGAGAAGGATGCGACCTATGTATCCAATGTCCGCCATATCGCGCTCTTGAACGATGCGATGGATTCGCTGGATGAAGTGCTGAGCGGCATCGAATCAGGCATGCCGATCGACCTTGTCCAGATCGATTTCACCCGTTGCTGGGACCTCCTTGGAGAAATCACCGGCGACAGCGTCCAAGACGAACTCCTCACCCAACTCTTCACACAGTTTTGTTTGGGGAAATAA
- a CDS encoding AraC family ligand binding domain-containing protein, protein MRYHHEIIESDPELPVFYIFHNERTDSGVLAHWHKSLEISYTMSGKISEFTIDGTVHETNAGDILVVNSNEVHSIWD, encoded by the coding sequence ATGCGTTACCATCATGAAATCATCGAATCGGATCCGGAACTTCCCGTGTTCTATATTTTTCACAACGAAAGAACGGATTCCGGTGTCCTTGCCCATTGGCACAAATCATTGGAAATCAGCTATACGATGTCCGGAAAAATCAGCGAATTCACGATCGATGGGACCGTCCACGAAACGAATGCGGGCGACATTCTCGTAGTCAATTCGAATGAAGTCCATTCGATCTGGGACTAA
- the purH gene encoding bifunctional phosphoribosylaminoimidazolecarboxamide formyltransferase/IMP cyclohydrolase — protein sequence MTRALISVSDKTGVVAFAQALAAKGIEIISTGGTKKALEDAGVPTISVEDVTGFPEMMDGRVKTLHPLIHGGLLGRRDLADHMQAMKEHNIAPIDFVVVNLYPFKETISKNDVTLADAIENIDIGGPSMLRSAAKNYASVTVLTDPIDYAKVLSELEAAGETTFETRQALAAKVFRHTASYDALIAQYLTNVVGETEPEKLTLTYDLKQSLRYGENGHQTATFYQEPLAVPFSIASAVQLHGKELSYNNIKDADAAIRIAREFDEPAVVAVKHMNPCGVGIADDIDAAFDRCYAADPVSIFGGIVVANRPLDVATAEKLNSMFLEIVLAPSYTEEALAILTKKKNIRIMTLDFSAAKAGGKEFVSVLGGMLEQTQDINTDDVPANWEVMTERQPTEDEMKAMDFAWKVVKHVKSNAIVLANSKQTVGIGAGQMNRVGSVKIAIEQAEAANAIEGAVLASDAFFPMNDSVEYAAKHGIKAIVQPGGSIKDQDSIEMANKYGITMLKTSVRHFRH from the coding sequence GTGACAAGAGCATTGATCAGTGTTTCAGATAAAACAGGCGTAGTAGCATTTGCGCAGGCATTAGCAGCAAAAGGAATCGAAATCATCTCAACTGGCGGAACGAAGAAGGCTTTGGAAGATGCAGGCGTACCGACTATTTCCGTAGAGGATGTAACCGGCTTTCCTGAAATGATGGATGGCCGCGTAAAAACTTTGCACCCACTGATCCATGGCGGACTTTTGGGCAGACGTGATCTTGCGGACCATATGCAAGCCATGAAAGAGCACAATATTGCACCGATTGATTTCGTTGTCGTCAACCTCTACCCATTCAAAGAAACCATCAGCAAAAACGATGTGACTTTGGCTGATGCCATCGAAAACATCGACATCGGCGGACCGAGCATGCTCCGCAGTGCGGCCAAGAACTACGCAAGCGTGACGGTTTTGACCGATCCGATCGACTATGCAAAAGTCCTTTCCGAATTGGAAGCTGCTGGCGAAACGACTTTCGAGACGCGCCAAGCTTTGGCTGCAAAAGTGTTCCGTCATACAGCCAGCTATGATGCTTTGATTGCGCAATATTTGACCAATGTGGTCGGCGAAACCGAACCTGAAAAATTGACATTGACTTATGATCTGAAACAGAGCCTGCGTTACGGAGAAAACGGCCACCAAACCGCGACATTCTACCAAGAACCGCTGGCTGTGCCATTCTCGATCGCGAGCGCGGTCCAATTGCACGGAAAAGAATTATCCTACAACAATATCAAAGATGCTGATGCGGCCATCCGCATCGCCCGTGAATTCGATGAACCGGCTGTGGTTGCCGTCAAGCACATGAATCCATGCGGCGTCGGTATCGCAGACGACATCGATGCAGCCTTCGATCGTTGCTATGCAGCTGATCCTGTCTCCATCTTCGGCGGCATTGTGGTTGCGAACCGTCCGTTGGATGTGGCGACTGCCGAAAAACTGAACAGCATGTTCCTGGAAATCGTTCTGGCGCCAAGCTATACGGAAGAGGCTTTAGCTATCCTGACGAAGAAAAAGAATATCCGCATCATGACCTTGGATTTCTCGGCTGCAAAAGCAGGCGGAAAAGAATTTGTCTCCGTATTGGGCGGCATGCTGGAACAGACGCAGGACATCAACACTGATGATGTGCCAGCCAATTGGGAAGTCATGACCGAGCGTCAACCGACTGAAGACGAAATGAAAGCAATGGATTTCGCCTGGAAAGTCGTCAAGCACGTGAAGAGCAACGCCATCGTATTGGCAAACAGCAAACAGACAGTCGGCATCGGCGCAGGCCAGATGAACCGTGTCGGATCCGTAAAAATCGCCATCGAGCAAGCTGAAGCGGCCAACGCCATCGAAGGCGCTGTATTGGCGAGTGATGCTTTCTTCCCGATGAACGACAGCGTGGAATATGCTGCCAAACACGGCATCAAAGCGATCGTTCAACCAGGCGGCAGCATCAAGGACCAAGATTCAATCGAAATGGCGAACAAATACGGCATCACGATGCTGAAAACAAGCGTAAGACACTTCAGACACTAA
- the purF gene encoding amidophosphoribosyltransferase produces the protein MLAETKSLNEECGVFGIWGDDNASQLTYFGLHSLQHRGQEGAGIVSCDEGKLLVHRNLGLISEVFKDEADLQRLTGNRAIGHVRYSTSGQNSIENVQPFLYHFYDMDIAICHNGNLVNAKSLRRNLEENGAIFHSTSDTEVLMHLIRRSQKDSLIEKIKESLNQVKGGFTYILLTEEKMFGAVDPNSFRPLVIGQLPNGAYVMASETCAIDTIGADFVRNVNAGELAIIDDNGLTIEKYTDDTTISIAAMEYIYFARPDSNIAGVNVHTARKRMGTRLAIEAPAVTADIVIGVPNSSLSAASGFAEESGTPYEMGLIKNQYVGRTFIQPTQELRELGVKMKLSAVKGVVQGKSVVMVDDSIVRGTTSKRIVTLLKEAGAKEVHVRISSPPLIYPSFYGIDISKSAELIAAKMTVDEICAYIGADSLAFLSQEGLIDSIGLKFDMPYSGLCMDSFNGVYPTGLYDYEADYVNNMTAIQKENLKGGQV, from the coding sequence ATGCTTGCTGAAACAAAAAGCTTAAACGAAGAATGTGGCGTATTCGGCATTTGGGGAGACGACAATGCCAGCCAGTTGACTTACTTCGGTTTGCACAGCTTGCAGCACCGCGGACAAGAGGGTGCAGGGATAGTTTCATGTGATGAAGGAAAACTGTTGGTGCACCGCAATCTTGGTCTGATCAGCGAAGTGTTCAAGGACGAAGCGGATCTGCAGAGGTTAACCGGTAACCGTGCCATCGGGCATGTGCGTTACTCCACTTCCGGACAGAACAGCATAGAAAATGTGCAGCCGTTTTTGTACCACTTCTATGATATGGACATCGCCATTTGCCACAACGGCAACTTGGTGAATGCAAAATCATTGCGCCGCAATCTTGAGGAAAATGGCGCCATCTTCCATTCGACTTCGGATACGGAAGTTCTGATGCATCTGATCAGACGCAGCCAGAAAGACAGCTTAATCGAAAAGATCAAAGAGAGCTTGAATCAGGTTAAAGGCGGCTTCACTTATATCCTTTTGACCGAAGAGAAAATGTTCGGTGCCGTCGATCCGAATTCATTCCGTCCGCTTGTCATCGGCCAATTGCCGAATGGCGCGTATGTGATGGCCAGCGAAACGTGTGCCATCGATACGATCGGCGCTGATTTTGTCCGCAACGTCAACGCCGGCGAACTGGCGATCATTGACGACAACGGCTTGACGATCGAAAAATATACCGATGACACAACCATCTCCATCGCTGCGATGGAGTATATCTACTTCGCGCGTCCGGATTCCAATATTGCCGGCGTGAATGTGCATACTGCGCGCAAACGGATGGGAACGCGTTTGGCCATCGAAGCACCTGCAGTGACTGCGGATATCGTAATCGGTGTGCCCAATTCTTCCTTGTCCGCAGCGAGCGGATTCGCGGAAGAAAGCGGAACGCCTTACGAAATGGGACTGATCAAGAACCAATATGTCGGACGTACGTTCATCCAACCGACGCAGGAGCTGCGTGAATTGGGCGTAAAAATGAAGTTGTCCGCCGTAAAAGGGGTTGTCCAAGGCAAGAGCGTCGTCATGGTGGATGATTCCATTGTGCGCGGGACGACCAGCAAACGCATCGTGACTTTATTGAAAGAAGCGGGAGCCAAAGAAGTGCATGTCCGCATCTCTTCCCCGCCTTTGATCTACCCGAGTTTCTACGGCATCGACATCAGCAAGTCAGCCGAACTGATCGCCGCCAAAATGACCGTCGATGAAATCTGCGCATACATCGGTGCGGACAGCCTGGCTTTCCTTAGCCAAGAGGGTCTGATCGATTCAATCGGTTTGAAATTTGATATGCCGTATTCAGGCTTGTGCATGGACAGCTTCAACGGGGTCTACCCGACTGGGCTTTATGACTATGAAGCGGATTACGTGAACAATATGACAGCTATTCAAAAAGAGAATCTAAAGGGAGGACAAGTTTGA